AAGTCCTTTGTAAGACATTGAAGATGTTTAGTATGCGTTTTGTTTCCATTTACTTGGTTAATAATGCTTCACCTTACAGCTGCAAAAACCTGAACCGTTACTGTCACTTTGTTTACTTTCTATAGCTCGACAATAAAAACATTGCAAATTAGTGAACCATGCAAATAAAAGCTTTTATAGGCACAGTTGTAATGATGTATATGAGCAGTTTGTTGTTTGACAGTACAAACTACCTGAAAACCATCAGATTTATGCAGGCCATCTTTATTCCATATGTCAGTGCTGTCCAAAAACAGAACAAAGCAAAaatatgtatctccaaaatgcttTATAGGCttaacagatttacagtcattttggagaatttatTTTGGTCCACTTAGCATAGGATTTGACAATGTGAGGAGCATTTCAGTATTTGAATGATGTAGAAAAATAAGAACAGACAAACAGTTATttttttggacagcaacaatatttaaaatagaaattttaaaacagaaaaacagaaatttttatatttttaccaGATTTTGAAAAGTAATTGAATTAAAAAATCCAGGCACTGCAAAGAAATTTATATACAGTTTTCCACAAAtgtttggaagaaaaaaaaatcagttcagCAACCTGCCTGTATCTGactgtacatacacatacatttttatcatatatatgtatgtattgtgGGAAATATTTACATATCCAATTTTTATTACTATGTAATACATTATTGCTCTGATTTATGAGATTTGAGTAAGCATGCGATGTTGGTATTAAAAGACTTATATTTTCTTACTTTAGCCCCTAacacaacagcaaaacaaaaatacaactaATTAATGTCTGTCTCACTGTTCaacttttctttgtcttgtggtGGTTCCGCCATCCATGCCATTACTCTCGTCCTGCGTCCTAAAACAAACCCAAAAGTCACAAATGCTCAATATTATTTCTGCTTTCAGAAGTCATGCTCAACAGAATCCTATAACATATGGCTTTAgtaagttaataataataatgtatgccactgtttagtaaaaaaaatcaaaacttTAAAACTGCAGCTAAAGAAGTATTAATTGTTAAAATAAACTATTGACTACTCACAGTTTATTTGTCTGTTCAGACTGTGGTCCGTTCTCTGCAGAAATGAGAAACAATACTGATTAGTAGCAGTAACAAACCTTTTCCCCCATATTCCTACTACCGGTGAAGCCCCACTTCTTACTTACTAAAATGAttgcttttgtttatttaactttgtttacatttactgcagatTTAGTGAAATGGAAGTAGCTTtaacccaaaaaaacatttgctttttttctttaacaaTGTGTGGTAAAACTAGAAGCACACACACTAAGATAAATGTAGATACAacatatacaaataataatacataggctagatggatagataaatagctagctagataggtaTTCGGTAGGATTGGCTAGTATTCATACCTGCACAAGAACATATCTAAAGATGCTACTAAAAgcataaaaacatttattttaaaaaagcagtAAGTTAGCAGTAAATCTGAACTCTTTTCACCCAATCCTTGACTAAATATTGTGGTAAATGCCTTTTTCTCACTTTTTATTAAACAAGTTTAAATCCTCATGCTAGATCTGGATCCCCAGGTCCACACTGATTAATCAGGAACTGAAGGCATGTCATGGTTTGTCAGAATACAGGTAGAACAACGCAGCAAGCCTATATTACCTGTGGTTTCTGAGGCCCGCTGGCGGCTGCGGCTCTGTCTCTCATACAGAAGAATGAGTGTGACAAGAATGAGCACTTCAACTGCTATGGCAAGGAAAGGTTTTAGGGGCTCAGTGAAGGATAGAACCTTCAACTCCACACGGGCTTCACTTGTGCCGATGTCCAACACAGCGCTACAGACATATTTACCGGCGTCTTCCTTGGTCAGGTTCAGCACAGTTAGTTTGGTGACGTTTGTGTCCATGTTGAGCATGTACTTTGTTGTGTGAACAGTGACGTTTATTTGTTCCTGGGCAAAAGACACTGTTGTTAAAATATTTTAGTATCATATtaaaaccattttgttttgtgcatCTTTAAAATAATATGAATAGGGTTCACTGAGGCATTATGGGACATTTGATAACGCTGGAGGTTTTATCAAATGTcccataaaaaatgtaaaaaaaaaaaggttgtattaacatactgtatatcagtcttaaaggtaaaATGGACTGTTTAagtttaaagaataaaaaagtgTGATCATGTACAAATGAattttacttaaaaaataataatcccaCAAAATGTCTTTCATCAACCTCTGGGAGTAAATTGCACCTCATTAAGAGACAAAACATAAAATTGTGAGCTTTTAAAGTTAATAATAATGCATGAACTAGAGGCTATAAAAACTTTATCACTTGCACAACAAAACAGGTATTTGGATGACCAAAAAGCCACTTTAGCATGGTGAAGCATAGTGAAGCAGACTGAACCTAATGTTGTGTTGCAGTCTCATAAATCCTACAGCGTGTTACCTTCTCGGTACCGTTGACTTTGTACCATTCCCACTTTGTATATTCCCAGGTCTTTTTTTCATGGCACATCTCGCACTGGAGTACGACTGAATCCCCAATATAGCTCACAATGGGCTTGTCTCGCTCTTTAATAACAGGAACTGTAATTAAACATATCCATTCAGAGAAGATGTATATTTAAAGGGAAATGCAGTGATGAGTGTATAAATGTTAGTATGGTATGTTGCTTCCAAAGTGTTTCCAAAGAATTTTTATACAGGACGCTCTAAACCAGGTGTATAAAACATATGAATAAAATTGTGTGCTACTACTTCACAGCACGTTGCAGAGATTTTTTGCCAGTATTATTAAAACTTGTCCAACATAGAAACTGTAAATATGAAAGAACGCATTAATAGGTCAGTTACAAAGCCTTTTGTGAGTGTTACACAAGGGCAATGTGTACTACAATGTATAGTGTCCCAGTAGATGTAACTGTTAAAAGGCTCTATTTTGTGAACTTACCTTTTAAAACAAATGTAGCTTGATTTACAATTCCCAAAAAACTGAAGATACATGAATAATTTCCTAAGTCTTCTATAGTAATGCTGaaattgaaataaaaatatgttGTTATACATGattagtatttatttgtttttattgacattttttattgacatttcagccaaaatataatctaatatataatctataaataTAATCTAATTTTTTGTCCAATTTTAATCATTTTCAATTACCATAATTGTTCAGCTGAACAGTTTCGGAGAAGAGCGCTAACCACAAGTTCTATTACAGACTACACTTTAACAGATTAGCATCACTCTGGATGATGTGGGGAGAAGGTGGGCCATCCTCCACACCCAAAAAGAGCAAGGCAtattatgctctctgggactcacAGCCACAGATACCTGAGGCATCAACAGAGATGGAACTAGTAAGCTCCTGATGATAGGACCAATGCTTAGACAGATGAGCCACTCAGGAGCCCTCCATTTATTGTAATTGAGAGTGTCTTGCACAGATGTACCCAAAAATCAACATACTTTATCACATCAGTGCAGCAACGTTTCAGGTTAtctatatatagtgtttatttttccATTCTTTCATTAATATGTGAATAATAATGAATTGATCATGTGAAAAGGTGATATTGTCTAGGTGATATTGATATGTTAGaccagattaaaaaaaatagaagttTCCTTTTTCATCCAGGAGAGACATACTTACTTTCTGCTAAGGATGTACTTTTCATTGGTTCTGTTGACAGTTTGTTGTGAATTTTCAATTTCAGCACCGTTCTTTTTCCAATAACCAGTTACGTTTTGGGGTTTACTTGGTATGTCAGCCATTTCACATGAAAACTCTTTACTTTGACGTTTCAGGATTTCATACTTTTTGATGACATGACCTTTACCTGTGTGAATTAAAAGAAGAGAGTTATCACACCCTAAAGGTAACATAATCTGTCTTGTCTCTGTCTGTCCTGCAAATGTTGCTGGATCCTCTAAACAGGTAAGCTAGTACTACTGCATACTTAACAGACAACACAAGACTGAAAATCTCACCAAATCACCCCAAACGAATCAGCAAGCTTCATCCAATGTGGCAATTTCT
This Salminus brasiliensis chromosome 20, fSalBra1.hap2, whole genome shotgun sequence DNA region includes the following protein-coding sequences:
- the emb gene encoding embigin, with protein sequence MLGSATKAMHFLLVLFFWRGVNTGCAPSQPTEAVFKAVISEGKGHVIKKYEILKRQSKEFSCEMADIPSKPQNVTGYWKKNGAEIENSQQTVNRTNEKYILSRNITIEDLGNYSCIFSFLGIVNQATFVLKVPVIKERDKPIVSYIGDSVVLQCEMCHEKKTWEYTKWEWYKVNGTEKEQINVTVHTTKYMLNMDTNVTKLTVLNLTKEDAGKYVCSAVLDIGTSEARVELKVLSFTEPLKPFLAIAVEVLILVTLILLYERQSRSRQRASETTENGPQSEQTNKLTQDESNGMDGGTTTRQRKVEQ